Proteins found in one Alteromonas macleodii genomic segment:
- a CDS encoding DUF3649 domain-containing protein has translation MSNNVDVALRSIAAILGGYAVSALISFYFAYIFFHMFKQQEGVAILSGSMASYFVFFAVFIASFAIKHTKKWCASLIAFISILAAALPLVSPLSAPL, from the coding sequence TTGAGTAACAACGTAGACGTTGCGCTGCGTAGCATAGCCGCCATTCTAGGCGGCTATGCCGTTTCTGCGCTAATAAGCTTTTACTTCGCTTATATATTTTTCCACATGTTTAAGCAGCAAGAGGGAGTGGCAATACTAAGTGGCAGTATGGCAAGCTACTTCGTATTTTTTGCTGTATTTATCGCAAGCTTTGCTATCAAGCACACGAAGAAGTGGTGCGCGTCTTTAATTGCTTTTATTAGCATACTCGCCGCGGCGCTTCCGTTAGTTTCACCTTTAAGCGCCCCATTATGA
- a CDS encoding PepSY-associated TM helix domain-containing protein: MIWLHTYLGVILGWLLFAIFFTGTLSYFTPEITRYLMPERGSISQSQQSMLAHSFTYLNEHAGEAEQWRIALPSERSALWSVQWREGKQRQTVTFNNQLAARENETETKGGLFFRNFHYTLQLRGYGGRYIAGIAAMAMLLAIFTGIYTHRRFFKDFFTLRPQKLKKWTTDFHALAGILTIPFCIMICLSGIFIYAIMYLPYTANANFERGERGVNSQIIPSLPSLQLGEKVIGSDHLLNVPPSMSPSMPVPVPNYAHIQEKIANQWREPNPIARITVEGVGYKNSRMIVERSKATTVSNRADRLVFETYTGESLKGYDDETVPAQIRRILYGLHQANFAPIGMRWLLFGLGILGCALIATGNIIWVTQRKKSAKQNPFTLALVEKGNVAAVAGLILASVSFFIANKLIAHDVAGRAQLEVNTFFTVWALSAVHALWRAKAAVAWKEQFALASGLCFATVAIELVLFKDRIANSIEYLDSVYLSFIPAFFVSGIILYWTAKKIGLRIANADISAKDTKPSTCVKKEQE, encoded by the coding sequence ATGATTTGGTTGCACACCTATTTAGGTGTGATACTCGGCTGGTTGCTTTTCGCCATATTTTTCACTGGCACGTTAAGCTATTTTACACCGGAAATAACGCGCTACCTGATGCCTGAACGAGGAAGCATTTCTCAAAGTCAGCAATCGATGCTCGCCCACTCTTTTACTTATTTAAATGAACATGCAGGTGAAGCTGAGCAGTGGCGGATAGCCTTGCCTTCAGAGCGTTCTGCACTTTGGAGTGTGCAATGGCGTGAGGGTAAGCAAAGACAAACCGTGACCTTCAACAATCAACTCGCTGCAAGAGAAAATGAAACAGAAACAAAAGGCGGCTTGTTTTTTAGAAATTTTCACTACACATTGCAACTTCGAGGCTATGGCGGGCGGTACATTGCCGGCATTGCTGCAATGGCAATGTTGCTTGCTATTTTTACCGGTATTTATACACACCGCAGATTTTTTAAAGACTTCTTCACGCTTCGCCCGCAAAAGCTAAAAAAGTGGACCACCGACTTTCATGCCTTAGCCGGTATTCTCACTATTCCATTTTGTATTATGATCTGCCTAAGCGGCATTTTCATCTACGCGATTATGTATTTGCCCTATACCGCTAACGCTAATTTCGAGCGGGGAGAACGAGGCGTAAACAGCCAGATTATTCCTTCACTGCCGAGCCTGCAGCTAGGTGAAAAAGTTATTGGTAGCGATCACTTGTTAAACGTGCCGCCCTCCATGTCGCCCTCCATGCCAGTCCCTGTGCCGAACTATGCGCATATACAAGAAAAAATTGCTAATCAGTGGCGCGAGCCCAACCCAATAGCAAGAATTACCGTTGAAGGCGTAGGGTATAAAAATAGCCGAATGATTGTAGAGCGTAGCAAGGCCACAACAGTATCAAACCGTGCAGATCGTTTAGTTTTTGAAACCTATACAGGTGAATCTCTTAAAGGTTACGATGATGAAACGGTTCCAGCTCAAATACGACGTATTCTATACGGACTCCATCAGGCAAACTTTGCCCCTATTGGCATGCGATGGTTGCTATTTGGGTTAGGTATTTTAGGCTGCGCGCTTATTGCCACTGGCAATATCATTTGGGTCACTCAGCGGAAAAAAAGCGCTAAGCAAAACCCGTTCACTTTAGCGCTTGTGGAAAAAGGCAACGTGGCGGCTGTTGCTGGCTTAATATTGGCCAGCGTTTCGTTTTTTATTGCTAACAAGTTGATAGCGCACGATGTTGCAGGCCGCGCCCAATTAGAAGTAAACACATTTTTTACTGTGTGGGCATTAAGTGCTGTTCACGCACTTTGGCGTGCAAAAGCTGCTGTTGCTTGGAAAGAGCAGTTCGCGCTAGCTAGTGGTCTTTGTTTTGCCACCGTTGCTATAGAACTCGTGTTATTTAAAGACCGAATAGCAAACAGTATCGAATATTTAGATAGCGTTTATTTAAGCTTCATTCCTGCTTTTTTCGTTTCAGGTATCATTTTGTATTGGACTGCAAAGAAGATAGGTTTACGTATTGCCAATGCGGATATATCTGCAAAAGATACAAAACCTAGCACTTGTGTGAAAAAGGAGCAGGAATGA
- a CDS encoding DUF3325 family protein, which translates to MITLVFIIQLLGFLCLMLAMNKHAKQAGNSRVLTKVLRLLPSPPFTKLIGWMLLSASLCLALTRIEIISIAIVWWCCTLSAALLIIAVYFSSLLDT; encoded by the coding sequence ATGATAACACTGGTTTTTATAATACAACTGTTAGGCTTCTTATGCTTAATGTTAGCAATGAACAAACACGCGAAGCAGGCAGGTAATAGTAGGGTATTAACCAAGGTGTTACGTCTATTACCCTCGCCACCCTTTACCAAGTTAATAGGCTGGATGCTACTCTCTGCATCTTTGTGTTTAGCGTTAACGCGTATTGAAATTATCAGTATCGCAATAGTGTGGTGGTGCTGCACATTAAGTGCAGCCCTCCTAATTATTGCCGTGTACTTCAGTTCTTTACTTGATACTTAG
- a CDS encoding DUF4437 domain-containing protein: MKHIAWRKLTMASLVVGACAAFLPSAYAETKVVSAEDVKWGYLNPARGDKSPGAADLWGDRTKDTATGMLVRFNKGFESPPHIHNITYRGIVIEGEMHNDDPSAAKMWMPTGSFWTQPAGEDHTTAANDKTNLIYLEIDEGPYLVKPSKEHFDNGERPVNLHIDNMVWLQKSDLVNIAADGVSATYLWGDTNSVYGTLVKLPSGFEGSITSNGDEFKAVVIKGSLNYKQDSNAEALALDAGSYIESSTPATHKVRNVSDADAIVYVRSSSKYQVKN; this comes from the coding sequence ATGAAACATATCGCGTGGCGAAAACTAACCATGGCGTCGCTAGTTGTAGGCGCTTGTGCTGCTTTTTTACCCAGCGCCTATGCTGAAACAAAGGTAGTAAGTGCAGAAGATGTTAAATGGGGTTACTTAAACCCTGCACGCGGTGACAAAAGCCCAGGCGCAGCCGACCTATGGGGTGATAGAACAAAAGACACAGCTACAGGTATGCTAGTTCGTTTTAATAAGGGCTTTGAATCGCCACCACACATCCACAACATTACCTATCGCGGTATTGTTATTGAAGGTGAAATGCACAATGACGACCCAAGTGCCGCTAAAATGTGGATGCCAACGGGTTCGTTTTGGACTCAGCCTGCCGGTGAAGATCACACTACAGCAGCAAACGACAAAACCAACCTGATTTACCTAGAAATTGACGAGGGTCCGTATTTAGTTAAACCGTCAAAAGAACATTTCGACAATGGAGAACGCCCCGTTAATTTGCATATCGATAACATGGTATGGCTGCAAAAGAGTGACTTAGTCAACATTGCGGCTGACGGCGTATCCGCCACTTATCTATGGGGCGATACCAATAGTGTTTACGGTACTTTAGTTAAACTGCCAAGCGGCTTTGAAGGTTCAATAACATCTAACGGTGATGAATTTAAGGCCGTAGTGATAAAGGGCAGCCTAAACTATAAGCAAGATAGCAACGCTGAAGCACTAGCTCTTGATGCGGGAAGCTATATTGAATCATCCACACCAGCAACACACAAAGTCCGCAACGTAAGTGATGCTGACGCTATCGTTTATGTTAGAAGCTCATCTAAGTATCAAGTAAAGAACTGA
- a CDS encoding LysR family transcriptional regulator: protein MKTEDLSVFVKVAEVNSITAAAKKLDISSSAASMAIKRLEEQLGVALFVRSTRKIRLSHEGEQYLPMAQQALNTLQQGLSLITEERQSVNGELRMAMSSEMGRNLMRELLNKVQGKNPELSLRLHVSDSRVDFYRDGVDVALRAMTKEAVKESQMYGFKVCNIPHVICASPAYIEKYGEPLTTNDLIQHNALLYKLYDQTHNTWELVKENEKIKVKVRSNRAVNDGDIVRRWCIDGMGIAKKSAIDVAEDLLSGKLKRVLHQFQVPLTEMWIMLPSRHLITPAVRLVRDELKLAIEERRHKLIEKGLLNENEWPALNDIANL, encoded by the coding sequence ATGAAAACCGAAGACCTTTCTGTGTTTGTGAAAGTCGCTGAAGTCAATTCGATAACGGCAGCGGCTAAGAAGCTTGATATCAGTTCATCCGCTGCAAGCATGGCCATTAAACGTTTAGAAGAGCAGCTTGGCGTAGCGCTTTTTGTGAGAAGTACACGCAAAATTAGGCTGTCCCATGAAGGGGAGCAATACTTACCTATGGCTCAACAGGCGCTAAATACACTCCAGCAAGGTTTATCTCTCATTACGGAGGAAAGGCAAAGTGTTAATGGTGAGCTTCGCATGGCGATGTCATCGGAGATGGGACGGAATCTAATGCGCGAACTGCTTAATAAAGTACAAGGTAAAAACCCAGAACTCTCGTTGCGACTACATGTAAGCGATAGCCGAGTAGATTTTTATCGCGACGGTGTTGATGTTGCTCTTCGTGCAATGACTAAAGAAGCAGTAAAAGAGTCACAAATGTATGGTTTTAAAGTGTGCAATATTCCACATGTTATTTGTGCATCGCCCGCATACATTGAAAAGTACGGTGAACCACTAACAACAAACGACCTGATTCAGCATAATGCCTTACTTTATAAACTTTACGATCAAACTCATAACACATGGGAATTGGTGAAAGAGAACGAAAAAATTAAGGTAAAAGTGCGCAGCAATCGCGCCGTTAATGACGGAGACATTGTTAGACGATGGTGCATTGACGGTATGGGTATTGCCAAGAAGTCAGCCATTGACGTGGCTGAAGATTTATTGAGCGGTAAATTAAAGCGGGTGTTGCATCAGTTTCAGGTGCCATTAACTGAAATGTGGATAATGTTACCCAGCCGACATCTGATCACCCCAGCAGTAAGATTAGTTAGAGATGAATTGAAATTGGCCATTGAGGAACGTCGACACAAGCTTATAGAAAAAGGGTTACTTAATGAAAATGAATGGCCAGCTTTAAATGATATTGCAAACCTGTAA
- a CDS encoding putative bifunctional diguanylate cyclase/phosphodiesterase: MMFRRSSFFTKQLLAVLVVNFFSLCLVAGLLYNNFVADYKSNLVDVLDNQSTLLASAASTSVLFSDVDTTQELLDAASKLPAIKSAKVYDDAYTVIASYTMGDFEEDISPSTVKEGATFGKHLIHYLKPIEFNDEVIGYLILTASTTSLEEQQQHAMYVVLGVLIVSMLFTYLFHWRLQSFLSKPIQQLISLVKFVGSKREYSKRLPDKRDDELGELFEGVNHILATVESHQAQLKAQNTELERVVELRTRQLYQKANYDALTQLPNRHLFVEKLDEAVNKANFQNTALSILFLDLDRFKLINDTLGHDIGDEVLIIVAKKLTAIVTEEDCVCRWGGDEFVIMLEGVAEHDELVALSSEIIESLSQPMAIGSNQLHISTSIGIALHQKNLETGIEILKHADTSMYHAKEKGPGHYSFFNIEMLEESLVRLSLESRIRQAIKLEGAFSLVYQPQVCIRSDKIIGLESLIRWNDEGTDIPPSQFIPVAEEAGLINPLTTWVLSNVCQQIRKWLDEGLNLVPVAVNLPASFLIQLDCAEQIEEVLSKYQVPPHLLEVELTENTFISSTDFALTSLKKLKKIGLNISIDDFGTGYSCLSYIGTLPINKLKIDGSFVSQLGQSSSNDGIVNTIIMLAKSLELTTLGECVETKEQQQALAEMGCDSVQGYLHHKPLKSSEITPLMR, translated from the coding sequence ATGATGTTTCGACGTTCCTCGTTCTTTACCAAACAACTTCTAGCTGTCCTAGTCGTTAATTTCTTCTCATTGTGTTTGGTAGCGGGTTTGCTTTACAACAACTTCGTCGCCGATTACAAAAGTAACTTGGTAGATGTACTAGACAACCAATCTACCCTTCTTGCGTCTGCAGCAAGTACATCGGTTCTATTTAGCGATGTCGACACCACACAAGAATTGCTTGATGCCGCGTCTAAATTACCCGCAATAAAGAGTGCAAAAGTTTATGACGACGCCTATACGGTCATTGCAAGTTACACCATGGGTGACTTTGAGGAAGATATATCTCCTTCAACAGTCAAAGAAGGCGCAACTTTCGGTAAACACCTTATCCATTACCTGAAGCCAATAGAATTCAACGATGAAGTTATTGGTTATCTCATACTTACTGCAAGCACCACTTCGCTGGAGGAACAACAGCAGCATGCTATGTATGTCGTATTAGGCGTGCTCATAGTCAGCATGCTGTTTACTTACCTCTTTCACTGGCGGCTTCAGAGTTTTCTATCAAAACCCATTCAACAGCTTATTTCACTTGTTAAGTTTGTAGGAAGCAAACGTGAGTACTCGAAACGTCTTCCTGACAAAAGAGATGATGAACTCGGTGAACTTTTTGAAGGCGTTAATCACATACTAGCCACGGTAGAAAGTCACCAGGCTCAGCTAAAAGCCCAGAACACAGAATTAGAGCGAGTAGTAGAACTGCGCACTAGGCAGCTATATCAAAAAGCGAACTACGATGCCCTTACCCAGCTTCCAAACAGACATTTGTTTGTAGAAAAGTTAGACGAAGCCGTAAACAAAGCTAATTTTCAAAACACTGCCCTTTCTATTTTATTTCTCGACCTAGATAGATTTAAACTGATTAACGACACGCTAGGCCATGATATTGGCGACGAAGTCCTAATTATTGTAGCCAAAAAGCTAACGGCAATAGTTACCGAAGAAGATTGTGTTTGTCGCTGGGGTGGTGATGAATTTGTAATAATGCTAGAGGGTGTTGCCGAACATGATGAACTTGTTGCTTTATCTTCTGAAATTATCGAAAGTCTTAGCCAGCCTATGGCGATAGGTAGCAACCAGCTTCACATTTCAACTAGCATTGGTATTGCACTCCATCAAAAAAATTTAGAAACAGGAATAGAAATATTAAAGCACGCCGATACCAGCATGTATCACGCTAAAGAAAAAGGCCCTGGGCACTATAGCTTTTTTAATATTGAAATGCTTGAAGAGTCTTTGGTACGCCTATCTTTGGAAAGTAGAATTCGACAAGCTATTAAGCTTGAGGGGGCATTCTCACTAGTGTATCAGCCTCAGGTCTGTATACGCAGCGATAAAATTATCGGTCTAGAGTCGCTGATACGCTGGAATGACGAAGGCACTGATATACCGCCGTCTCAGTTTATCCCAGTTGCTGAGGAAGCGGGCTTAATTAACCCTCTTACTACCTGGGTACTTTCAAATGTATGCCAGCAAATTCGAAAGTGGCTAGATGAAGGGTTAAATTTAGTGCCAGTCGCAGTCAATTTGCCTGCAAGCTTTTTGATACAGCTAGACTGTGCAGAGCAAATCGAAGAAGTATTAAGTAAGTATCAGGTCCCACCACATTTACTGGAAGTTGAGCTAACCGAAAACACCTTTATTAGCTCTACAGACTTTGCACTAACATCGCTAAAAAAACTGAAAAAAATTGGCCTCAATATTTCCATTGATGACTTTGGTACTGGCTACTCTTGTCTTAGTTACATAGGTACACTTCCTATCAACAAGCTTAAAATCGATGGCAGTTTCGTTTCTCAATTAGGGCAATCAAGCTCTAACGACGGAATTGTTAACACCATTATAATGCTTGCGAAGAGCTTAGAGTTGACCACTTTAGGCGAATGCGTAGAAACTAAAGAGCAGCAGCAGGCCCTTGCAGAAATGGGCTGTGACTCTGTCCAAGGTTATTTGCACCATAAACCGCTTAAAAGCAGTGAGATAACGCCCTTGATGCGATAA
- a CDS encoding YfiR family protein encodes MIKLPNAYAVKIAWITVVYCLLCSQAFAELPKIDKLKAAYMYNFTKFITWQSNESVPIVFCIHRNDELLSFFDALVKSREKDKISLVVSDSKDASYCHMTYLSASDELADSQVRNSVLITENNEMIGIAPVFRFYTENQKLRFEIDVARADELNIKISAKLLQVARIK; translated from the coding sequence GTGATAAAACTACCAAACGCTTACGCCGTCAAGATAGCATGGATAACAGTTGTATATTGCTTACTCTGTTCTCAGGCGTTTGCCGAGCTACCTAAAATCGATAAGCTTAAAGCCGCTTACATGTACAACTTCACCAAGTTTATTACATGGCAGAGCAATGAGTCTGTTCCTATCGTCTTTTGTATACACAGAAATGATGAGCTTTTGTCGTTTTTCGATGCGTTAGTAAAAAGTCGGGAAAAAGATAAAATAAGCCTTGTAGTATCTGATAGTAAAGATGCAAGCTACTGTCATATGACTTATTTATCGGCAAGTGATGAGTTAGCCGACAGCCAAGTACGCAACAGTGTTTTGATCACTGAAAACAATGAAATGATAGGCATTGCGCCCGTTTTCCGCTTTTACACTGAAAACCAAAAACTCAGGTTTGAGATCGACGTAGCACGTGCGGACGAATTAAACATTAAGATTAGCGCTAAGCTCTTACAAGTGGCGAGGATTAAATGA
- a CDS encoding TonB-dependent siderophore receptor, whose amino-acid sequence MKTSWVKSSLAATISALLSTSALAQSDNSQNEADVEKITVHGMHRAYQGAFEYKEVPAAAQDIDLGLLSDAGAINLNDALDLSASVARQNNFGGLWNSFAIRGFSGDENLPSGFLVNGFNAGRGFGGPRDLSGIDHVEVLKGPKAALFGRGEPGGAINLVTKRPQFREGGEVKATYGSWEQMRVEADVQTVAGASENVGVRLVGFYEDAESFRDTVETERFGFYPSVTWEASADTTVTYELEYTEQKIPFDRGVVAIDGELGHQPIETFTGDPNGDTIDTEVVGHQIEVSHKLADDWNLLLGAGLRDTTFEGNALENNFGGRQTLFIDPNQALLSRFKRYRNFETDYLVLRGEIAGEFETGSLTHRVIIGADYDKFENDQVILRYRPPFFSADTDINDLDLDQYLVVDIFNPDYSPLPDVELSDNLNRLEVQKAWGVYFQDQINLTDNLQIRLGGRFDKFEQEIDNRLASPVSTTSQDDTRFSPQVGAVYVFNDSTSVYATYGEGFRQLTGSDFAGNPFEPNESESAEIGLKTDLTSMFDNVRGDITLSLFNIEQSNILVFDDSEEASDGFFLTPAGEARSRGIELDINAEFENDISLWVSYTFVDAESTNDAADANFVAAIESGDPLINVPKNQLSIQLSKDLTLVDMPVRIGSGLLYVDERLGQTATDFYLPSYTTVRAFAEIEPVENLLVKVAVDNLFDREFYTNSFADVWVEPGAPQRFRLTAAYRF is encoded by the coding sequence ATGAAAACGAGTTGGGTTAAATCATCACTTGCAGCCACTATATCAGCTTTATTAAGCACGTCGGCTTTGGCGCAAAGCGATAACAGCCAAAATGAAGCTGATGTTGAAAAAATAACCGTGCACGGTATGCACCGCGCGTATCAAGGGGCTTTTGAATACAAAGAGGTACCTGCAGCAGCTCAAGATATAGACTTAGGCTTACTTAGCGATGCTGGTGCCATTAATTTGAATGACGCACTAGATCTGTCGGCATCTGTAGCACGTCAAAATAATTTTGGCGGTCTTTGGAATAGCTTTGCAATTCGTGGCTTTTCTGGTGATGAAAACTTACCCAGTGGCTTTCTGGTAAACGGCTTTAATGCAGGTCGTGGTTTTGGTGGCCCTCGTGACCTATCTGGTATCGATCATGTTGAAGTATTGAAAGGCCCGAAAGCTGCCCTTTTCGGACGAGGTGAACCAGGTGGCGCAATTAACCTGGTAACTAAACGTCCTCAGTTTCGTGAAGGTGGTGAAGTTAAAGCCACTTACGGGAGCTGGGAGCAAATGCGAGTTGAGGCTGATGTACAAACCGTTGCAGGCGCGTCCGAGAATGTCGGTGTTCGCCTAGTTGGTTTTTATGAAGACGCTGAAAGTTTTCGCGATACAGTAGAAACCGAGCGCTTTGGGTTTTATCCATCGGTAACCTGGGAAGCGTCGGCAGATACTACCGTGACTTATGAGCTAGAGTACACAGAACAAAAGATTCCTTTTGATCGCGGTGTAGTGGCTATTGACGGCGAATTAGGCCATCAACCCATTGAAACCTTTACTGGCGATCCGAATGGCGACACAATCGATACCGAAGTTGTTGGTCATCAAATTGAAGTTTCTCACAAGCTTGCTGATGACTGGAACTTGTTGTTAGGTGCAGGTCTGCGTGATACCACATTTGAAGGCAATGCATTAGAGAACAATTTTGGCGGCCGTCAAACGCTATTTATCGACCCTAATCAAGCATTGTTATCGCGCTTTAAGCGTTATCGTAATTTTGAAACTGATTATCTTGTATTACGAGGCGAAATTGCGGGTGAATTTGAAACAGGCTCACTAACCCATCGCGTTATTATTGGTGCTGACTACGACAAATTTGAAAACGATCAGGTAATTCTGCGCTATCGCCCGCCCTTTTTCTCGGCCGATACCGACATTAACGATTTAGACTTAGATCAGTACCTTGTGGTCGATATATTCAACCCCGATTATTCACCCCTTCCCGATGTTGAGCTTTCTGACAATCTAAACCGTCTAGAAGTACAAAAAGCTTGGGGCGTTTACTTTCAAGACCAAATTAACCTTACCGACAACCTTCAAATTCGTTTAGGCGGTCGTTTTGATAAGTTTGAACAAGAAATAGATAATCGATTAGCAAGCCCGGTAAGCACTACGTCGCAAGATGATACCCGTTTCTCGCCGCAAGTGGGCGCCGTTTACGTGTTTAACGACAGCACCAGCGTTTATGCCACCTACGGCGAAGGTTTCCGTCAGTTAACGGGTTCTGATTTTGCAGGTAACCCTTTCGAGCCGAACGAATCAGAATCTGCTGAAATTGGCCTTAAAACCGATTTAACGTCTATGTTCGATAACGTACGAGGCGATATCACGCTTTCACTATTTAATATTGAGCAAAGCAATATTTTGGTGTTTGATGACAGTGAAGAAGCTTCAGACGGCTTTTTCTTAACTCCAGCAGGCGAAGCGCGAAGCCGCGGTATAGAGCTAGACATAAATGCCGAATTTGAAAATGATATTTCGCTATGGGTGTCTTACACCTTTGTGGATGCAGAAAGTACAAATGATGCGGCAGATGCTAACTTCGTTGCCGCAATTGAGTCTGGCGACCCGCTAATTAACGTTCCAAAAAACCAGTTAAGTATTCAACTAAGTAAAGATCTTACTTTAGTTGATATGCCAGTGCGTATTGGTTCTGGGCTATTGTATGTAGACGAACGCTTAGGTCAAACTGCCACAGACTTCTACTTACCAAGCTACACTACAGTACGTGCGTTTGCTGAGATAGAGCCTGTCGAAAATCTATTGGTTAAAGTAGCAGTAGACAACCTATTTGATAGAGAATTTTATACTAACTCTTTCGCAGATGTATGGGTTGAACCCGGCGCACCGCAGCGCTTTAGGCTAACGGCTGCCTATCGTTTCTAA